The Plasmodium vinckei vinckei genome assembly, chromosome: PVVCY_05 region ATGCATTCAAAATGTTATAGATAATCATGTAAAGGACTGTAAGGTCAATAACATGCTATTCAAATTAAAAGGCATAAATATGggaatgaaaattttaattcacAAGGTTGTGATgaaattatcaaaaatttcaaagaaaaaaaataagttaaTGATGGGATACCAGTGGAACAAACACAATATAagacaataaaaaagtatatacatttttcgGTATGAAAATATAGGCAATTTAAACAATTGGCAAGTGACACGGGCACTTTAAATATTGATTATGACAATTTTGAAAAcgaatataatgaaattcTTTGAAGAGATAGCTATAAGGAATTAAAATACGATAAATTGCTTAAAAAGGCGCtaaatatcatatttaaatgGGGAATATTTAACATAACATTTATTTGGGAGGTGTTTATGCATGTTGTATTGAATTCCCATTTGGGATTTTAACTGTAATTGGTTTGAGTTTACAACTTATGAAAATAGACACAGAAATCACAAATGAATTAACATAATCTttgttcattattattactttttaattattaaatattacattttgtcaataattataaaaataaagatattcatattttatgatatcGGAAATATAGGATACTGATTCATGagttttttttgaattaattTGCTCATATTTGATAACATTTGTTGGcttatacaatttttaaatattattacataaatttagtataatattttatttaaaaatgaaaaaacatatattatatatgaaagaaaaacaaGGATTATATTAATGATCGTAAATTTTACCTTAATTTAtggtttttattattaaagatCAAATGATATTtagttatataaatatataatgcatCCATATGTTCTAAATGATAACTATACaacaataattaaaaaatatgatgatGTGCTGCAAGTTAATtagttttttattactatatcgaaaatatgatatataggattatattataaatttttgcaattaaaaatagtataaaataaaaaatgataatttgaaagtgttattaaaatatttataaataatggaaagtcgaattatataaaaaaaaatatgataaaattcaataggaaaaagaaaacaattttacaagttataatataataatacaaaaaattataaaatgatacgatgaaaaaaaatatatagttgAACTCAATTGAATTATTTCAAtttagtattatttttgatattattaGGCTTTAATCCATCACCAAAATAATTAGGCATACTGCATGcttattattatgcatGTATGTTGTTAAtctaattatatattacaattaaaaataaacgtTGTTGGAccaacaatatattttttttatgaataaataatatattttttttatgaataaataatatattttttttatgaataaataatattttttttttataaataaataatatatttttttttgaaatactaattaaaaaaatataattaaattgtgttattaaatatttaataatattttttatgaaattttccatatatttatatacaaattaatgtaaaataatcaatggtattataatataataatttgacataattaatatcaaatatcatacatacaaatatatgtaaataaaaccATATAGTATAGAAATAGAACTagtatattgttttatatataaaaagaatatttttttatttttttgaattttttatgatactaaaaaaatataatatatactgCAAAAATGAATTCCAAATTAATACAAATTAGTTCATCTCTTCTTTTAATGTGCTTATGCAACACATACAGTAACGaggtaaaatattatatgttaattttataaatatttgctTATTGTgctaaaatttataatatggtgatgttttacattataaaataaaatttaattttaaatatattcaaattttatatatttttaggaaaataataataatgtaacTAGGGTTATAAAATCGAACCGATTATTATCTGAGCAAGAAAACAATGAAGTAGGAGAAGAAGTATATGAGGAACAACCAGCTTATGAAGATCAACCAGCTTATGAAGATCAACCAGCTTATGAAGATCAACCAGTTTATGAAGATCAACCAGCTTATGAAGATCAACCAACTTATGAAGATCAACCAATTTATGAAGATCAACCAGCTTATGAAGATCAACCAGCTTATGAAGATCAACCAGCTTATGAAACCAAACCAGCTTATGAAACCAAACCAGCTTATGAAACCAAACCAGCTTATGAAACCAAACCAGCTTATGAAGATcaagaaaatattgaatACCCAGTTCCTGAcgatgaaatattttatgaagcACTAGATGTTTATGCTATCTCATTAGAAAACCCAAAAGAGAAAAGACTTATGCCAAGAAATTCACCATTTGTGAAAGCATATCTAACCGCCCCCAAGAACCCAAGGACTGTTGACTTAACACCACCAGATAACAAACCAACAATTACAGAATTCCCATTTACAACATCTATTTCACCACCACCACCACCAAATTCGAAACGTAGAATTAGAGAAAGAAAAATCAAACCTATATTTGAACAATTACCCAAAATTCCAAAGGAAGAAAAACCTTTTCATCCAGACACTCGTGATATTAAAAGAGAAATAACCCGTTTGAATAACCTCTGGAAGATAATAGACTACATGGATACAGATGACTCAGACTTGGATGATTATATAGATCATTTTTCTGGTCAAAATAAGAGGAAATAACCAAGTTGTAAGCATTAAGAactatatacatatttagaTGAAgagaaattaaaaacttATGCTAATGAGAATATTGAGAGCCAATTAAAAGGACcatgtttttaaaatacggactataaaaatgcagaatgatgaaaaataaaaatgttgaaggcaatgaaaatgatatggTGTTAATGcccaaaataaaaattaaagcagaaagaaaattatagtaataatCACAAATGATAATGTTCTAAATGGAATGAGTGTCATAcagatattttttcaaaagatatatatattaattttatctgatttgtttttaatattttataaattattttgttgtacgaatatattacatatatttataaattgtgtttgatttgttttattgttttagaaattattttgttgtacgaatatattacatatatttataaattgtgtttgatttgttttattgttttagaaattattttgttgtacgaatatattacatatatttataaattatgtttGGTTTGTTTTAGAAATTATTGTGttatggaaaatataataattagtCAACtatagttttatatttaattataataaaaaaacataagtaataataaatatattgattatgaatatatataggtaTCTATGAAGAAACTGCGATTCAGTTACAACGtagattttattttttataatttggaCATCTTTATTTGTCTGAAAATGttgattaaatatatatatatatatatatcatccCGTATGTTTAATCTTGAGAtgtttaaatatgtaaCTAAAAAGGGGCACAGCCATTAATATGGAAGGGGGTGCATAACATATTTCCCATACGTTATATTACTTCTATCTAACTcgttcatatatattaaatgtgttaatattataattcatattttataatgcATTGCTAATTGTTGGCTAAAGATATATACGATcccttattatttattgtataAGATTTTTTAATCCATAGTTATATTGAATTATACatatcataatatattatgcattTCTACGCTTggtgaaaatatttatttatttagtaaaatttattatttgtgtcattattattttgatttaagTTACAGCTTTTCAACCAAACTATATAGTAATCTTATATATGAAACTATAACATAATTCGGTTCATTTAGAATAGTTGTCTACAATATAACATAGTTTTCAGATTAtttgtatgcatataattttatattatatatgtatgcttatattttatatgcgtatttataaaatatattttttcattcttaATGTATATTATCTCTTATAACTTATGTTTGtgattgttttattattgataattttacaaaatatatttgtatcaACGACAGTGAACGTAATAAATTCTACACGACTAAATTAATCTAAATACGTTATAAATGAATCTATATTACTTATACAAAGTAATAATCTTATTAATTTAAGAAATAGATTGTCTATTTTCcttatgaaatatatactcactaaaaaatgctattatataaaaaacatgtaTACGCATCTAAATAGTATTTTTCCACAAAATTACGTAATAATACTTATCAACTTTAAATGACTTcaacaatattttattttaaaaatgatattatgATACTAAATTTGATtcttcgtttttttttctttaaaattgccttacatataaaaaacggcaaataataaatgtaaatgattattattttaattaagatttattaattataagaaCATAAAAGCTAATTAAAAGTAAAGTTATtacataattaattttaatttgtataaattCACAAATtagcattatatatatcttcaAATTGCAaccaaaataattatatacaaatttaatttaaaaaacaatttgaaataacaaaaaacatatacataatgtaaaaagatataatatatttattattatattttcgtgttttaacttaaaaaaataattgaaaatgttacatttatatttatgaaaatacaaaacaataattaatataagcATTATTAACgcacatttatatttaattttcttaTTCATCTTCTATTTCGTATTCGCAATTGCTTCTTACATCAGAAATCCAATCAACAATTGCTTTTAAAATGTCTTCATTTCCTGCCTCTATCGTTATAGCATGATTCATGCCATCAACAGAAtgaaattttttgttatgagcatttactttattataaaatgaaacTGCCCCCTCATAAGAACACGAGCTATCATCTTTTGAATgcacaaataataaaggaaTATCCTTTggcatatatttaatattacaaTTCAATGTGATCGTTCCTTTTATAAGTTCAgaaatacatttatattttacttcATCACTATTTCgaaatttatcatatttacatatattagcATGATGTTCGGACTTTTTATAACGTGATGACGAAGTTCGTTTATGAGGCGCAACACAAGACAGGAACCTTGTTGCAggtaaatacaaatatttaaatgatttGTTTCCAGCATTCCATGatgtttttaatattatcataCCAGATAAAGATACGCAacctttaatatttaaatcatctaaataattatagCATATTTCATGTTTATCATTAGAACTAACAATAGCATTTGTCGTAGAAGAGGTACTAGCACAGGAATGATCGgaatcatcatttttagGATTCGTAATGCAGCGCTTATTCGAAATGTGTTTTACAGAGTTATCATTAATCATATTTTCTACCAGATCATTATcaatttcattaatatcaGTAGAACTGTCTAAAATGatgttacattttttatagttaCTTGACTTTCCAGAATTAGTTTTATATTGATTTTCTTTCCCTAATAATTGTAATATCCTTAAAGCAATATTTCCTCCCATCGAATGTCCAACAATATACATAGGAAGCTTTTGTTTTTTGGttgttattatatcatGTGATTTGTCATCCGTTTGATTTTCATTCGAGATTTCATCTTGAATTTGATTCATATATTGTATTACATCATCAACTAGATCATT contains the following coding sequences:
- a CDS encoding erythrocyte membrane associated protein 2, putative produces the protein MNSKLIQISSSLLLMCLCNTYSNEENNNNVTRVIKSNRLLSEQENNEVGEEVYEEQPAYEDQPAYEDQPAYEDQPVYEDQPAYEDQPTYEDQPIYEDQPAYEDQPAYEDQPAYETKPAYETKPAYETKPAYETKPAYEDQENIEYPVPDDEIFYEALDVYAISLENPKEKRLMPRNSPFVKAYLTAPKNPRTVDLTPPDNKPTITEFPFTTSISPPPPPNSKRRIRERKIKPIFEQLPKIPKEEKPFHPDTRDIKREITRLNNLWKIIDYMDTDDSDLDDYIDHFSGQNKRK
- a CDS encoding lysophospholipase, putative, which translates into the protein MEEIELNNDELKNPTVCKLDGDPKIGWLCNKNGLLLKTYGWVVKNAIGIILLIHGLKAHTRLTFMKINIKMPNGSEDLVVDTNNYYIYKDSWIEKFNQNGYSVYGIDLQGHGESQAWKDVRGDFTCFNDLVDDVIQYMNQIQDEISNENQTDDKSHDIITTKKQKLPMYIVGHSMGGNIALRILQLLGKENQYKTNSGKSSNYKKCNIILDSSTDINEIDNDLVENMINDNSVKHISNKRCITNPKNDDSDHSCASTSSTTNAIVSSNDKHEICYNYLDDLNIKGCVSLSGMIILKTSWNAGNKSFKYLYLPATRFLSCVAPHKRTSSSRYKKSEHHANICKYDKFRNSDEVKYKCISELIKGTITLNCNIKYMPKDIPLLFVHSKDDSSCSYEGAVSFYNKVNAHNKKFHSVDGMNHAITIEAGNEDILKAIVDWISDVRSNCEYEIEDE